From Onychostoma macrolepis isolate SWU-2019 chromosome 05, ASM1243209v1, whole genome shotgun sequence, one genomic window encodes:
- the LOC131541674 gene encoding lysophosphatidic acid receptor 6-like produces MDLKMNSTEFSSNSNATSGVPCPIKPQHISISVLICLTFLLGLLLNVFSLWVFTCRTPEWTSSTVLQFHLAVSDVLMCPMGPFMAVYYHTANWIFGKALCQLKTALITFHIYSSILFLTLISIHRYVAVVRYNQDSYMNRKDFVQKLCVGVWLFVLVKGTVFAAVLDTSTVEDRTLCLSIHQGQYTDFYFIVNFTVLIPGLLLAFIVSAICYTLLVRSMSRLDTSHDSGQAIKSKSRKMVAVCLAIFVVCFTPMNVVRSVGLVVKKLFPHRCSLLLKVETAYYVSWILAGANCCLDPIIYCFSCQKFTKTFRISLRKIGLRLEMSHGEFS; encoded by the exons ATGGACTTAAAG atgaaCAGTACAGAGTTCTCCTCCAACTCTAATGCCACCAGTGGTGTCCCATGTCCCATAAAGCCCCAGCACATCTCCATTTCTGTGCTCATTTGTCTGACTTTCCTGTTGGGACTCCTGCTTAATGTCTTCAGTCTGTGGGTGTTCACATGCAGGACACCAGAATGGACGTCCAGCACTGTTCTTCAGTTTCATCTAGCTGTCAGTGATGTACTTATGTGTCCTATGGGACCGTTTATGGCAGTATATTATCACACTGCTAACTGGATTTTTGGGAAAGCTCTCTGTCAGCTTAAAACAGCTTTAATAACCTTTCACATTTACAGCAGTATTCTGTTTCTGACTCTCATTAGCATTCACCGCTATGTGGCCGTGGTTCGCTACAACCAAGACTCTTACATGAATCGAAAGGACTTTGTCCAGAAGCTCTGTGTAGGAGTTTGGCTTTTTGTATTGGTTAAAGGAACTGTTTTTGCAGCTGTTTTAGACACAAGCACAGTGGAAGATCGCACGTTATGCCTCAGCATTCACCAAGGACAATATACTGACttttatttcattgtaaacTTCACTGTCCTCATTCCTGGATTACTTCTAGCATTCATTGTTTCTGCAATCTGCTACACTCTTCTGGTGCGCTCGATGTCCCGTCTCGACACTAGCCATGATAGTGGACAAGCTATTAAGAGCAAATCACGTAAAATGGTGGCTGTTTGTTTGgctatttttgttgtttgtttcacGCCTATGAATGTGGTGCGCAGTGTGGGTCTTGTGGTCAAGAAATTATTTCCCCACAGATGCAGTCTCCTTTTAAAAGTGGAGACTGCATACTATGTGTCATGGATCTTGGCTGGAGCCAATTGCTGTCTTGATCCAATTATCTATTGTTTCAGCTGTCagaaattcacaaaaacatttcGTATCTCTCTTAGGAAAATAGGTTTGAGGCTTGAAATGAGTCATGGTGAATTTTCATAA
- the LOC131541052 gene encoding P2Y purinoceptor 4-like, with protein sequence MFQMIFEGELHDLWHSSKMNTSDLPNASHGDTCTPEPQHMSLTVILCLVYLLGLLLNGFSLWVFTCRIHKWNSGAVLQFNLALSDAIITPLTPLMAAYFAMDSNWIFGDFACQLKIAVLSIHFNGSVIFLTLISVHRYVSVVHFNRSSLIKRKIFMKKLCAGIWCFLIIIGILYGWLLPVTTEENHGQCLTIHQTRLTDAYFIINFVVFFFWCILPLTISVFCYSRLASSVSRININSAQGLSVKNKSMRMIGICVFIFGLCFLPLNVVRTIGVVVKKYHPSKCRLMLQLQTAYYACYILAGINCCLDPLIYFFGSRNFIKAFRRSLKVIGVRRNVENKIESETVSQSVNRNVVS encoded by the exons atgtttcaaatgatttttgaGGGAGAGTTGCATGACCTG TGGCATTCTTCTAAGATGAACACCTCAGATTTACCCAACGCGAGCCATGGGGATACATGTACTCCTGAGCCTCAGCACATGTCTCTGACTGTGATCCTCTGTCTGGTCTATCTGCTGGGCCTTCTGCTCAATGGATTCAGCCTGTGGGTCTTCACCTGCCGCATTCACAAATGGAACTCTGGAGCTGTTCTGCAGTTTAATCTGGCTCTATCTGACGCCATCATCACTCCACTCACCCCACTGATGGCAGCGTACTTTGCCATGGATAGCAATTGGATTTTTGGGGATTTTGCCTGCCAGCTAAAGATCGCCGTGCTCAGCATCCACTTCAATGGCAGTGTCATCTTCCTCACACTCATTAGCGTTCATCGATATGTGTCTGTGGTTCACTTCAATCGCTCCTCGTTGATAAAAAGGAAGATATTCATGAAGAAGTTGTGTGCTGGGATTTGGTGTTTTCTTATAATAATTGGCATTCTCTATGGATGGCTGCTTCCTGTAACCACTGAAGAAAATCATGGGCAGTGTCTTACTATTCATCAGACAAGGTTGACGGATGCTTACTTTATTATTAACTTTGTGGTTTTCTTCTTTTGGTGTATTTTACCCTTAACTATATCAGTGTTTTGCTACAGTCGCCTGGCAAGCTCAGTGTCCCGCATTAACATAAATTCTGCTCAGGGCCTATCAGTCAAGAATAAGTCTATGAGGATGATAGGGATATGTGTATTCATATTTGGCCTTTGCTTTCTTCCTCTCAATGTTGTTCGGACTATTGGAGTAGTTGTGAAAAAGTATCATCCCAGTAAATGTAGACTTATGTTGCAGTTGCAAACAGCATATTATGCATGCTATATATTGGCAGGAATCAACTGCTGCTTGGACCCCCTAATCTACTTTTTTGGCTCACGTAATTTTATCAAAGCATTCAGAAGATCTCTTAAGGTAATAGGGGTCAGACgtaatgttgaaaacaaaatTGAATCAGAAACAGTAAGTCAAAGTGTAAACAGAAATGTAGTCTCTTAG
- the arrdc1a gene encoding arrestin domain-containing protein 1a yields MGKIQEFEITLNNNNKTVYSPGESLSGTLKISIAQPIQCKEIKVNCQGFCGVTSKSNDTDWTEEEQYFSSSVSIADKGTLKDGEHTFPFKFLLPAAAPTSFEGPYGRIIYRVRAFIETPRFAKDYKIEKPFSMKNTVNLNEIPGIQQPSSSSVTKNFSYMLVKNGTVVLKAKSDMRGYIAGQIIKVFAEIENKSEKSTGHVVASLMQKVTYNTKKPTYDLWTVAEVEGPGVKGGQKTEWKEQMIVPSLHLSTLTDGNLIQICYYIQVCLKYPEVSLSLPIYIGSIAVDPTQLSPSRPVPPMPAPRNNPAPAPSPAAAAAPTESAPPSLPPRTTPKPAPKPRPRSTYASPSAPLADLYPELPGVANYNGEMPKSPQHESGSQAPVSPNAFSYAPGLSFRQKQSSNGPSAPPLSSSTSPQERNAMSSSASLPPNYRSSLYPHEAPPSYEDSCNI; encoded by the exons ATGGGGAAGATTCAGGAATTCGAAATAACtcttaataacaacaacaaaaccgtTTATAGTCCAGGTGAATCCCTCTCCGGAACTCTGAAAATCTCAATTGCACAGCCAATACAATGTAAAG AAATCAAAGTGAACTGCCAGGGCTTCTGTGGAGTGACCAGCAAATCAAATGACACAGACTGGACAGAGGAGGAGCAGTACTTCAGCAGCTCGGTCTCAATAGCAGATAAAg GCACTCTGAAAGACGGCGAGCACACTTTTCCCTTCAAGTTTCTCTTGCCAG CTGCTGCACCTACATCATTTGAAGGGCCTTACGGAAGGATTATATACAGAGTTCGGGCTTTCATAGAGACACCTCGTTTTGCAAAAGACTACAAGATAGAGAAGCCCTTCTCTATGAAGAACACAGTCAACCTGAATGAAATACCTGGTATTCAG CAACCTAGCTCCTCTTCTGTAACCAAGAATTTCTCATACATGCTTGTGAAAAATGGGACAGTGGTGCTGAAAGCTAAGAGCGACATGCGAGGATATATCGCTGGACAGATCATAAAAGTGTTCGCTGAGATTGAAAACAAATCTGAGAAGTCAACAGGCCATGTGGTTGCCAGTCTAATGCAG AAAGTTACATATAATACCAAGAAGCCGACATATGACTTGTGGACAGTAGCGGAAGTAGAAGGACCTGGAGTTAAGGGTGGACAAAAAACTGAATGGAAAGAGCAGATGATTGTACCTTCTCTTCATCTGTCCACCCTGACTGATGGAAACCTCATCCAAATCTGCTACTACATTCAG GTCTGTTTGAAATACCCAGAGGTATCATTAAGTCTGCCCATTTACATTGGAAGCATCGCAGTGGATCCAACTCAGCTTTCCCCCTCCCGGCCGGTACCACCCATGCCAGCCCCACGTAATAACCCCGCCCCTGCCCCTtctcctgctgctgctgctgctcccACCGAATCTGCCCCACCCAGCCTTCCACCACGTACAACCCCAAAACCTGCACCCAAACCCAGGCCTCGTAGCACCTACGCATCCCCCAGTGCGCCTCTCGCTGATCTGTACCCGGAACTCCCAGGTGTGGCTAACTACAACGGGGAAATGCCAAAGAGTCCACAGCATGAGTCTGGTTCCCAGGCTCCAGTGTCTCCCAACGCATTCAGCTACGCTCCTGGACTCAGCTTCAGACAGAAACAGAGCTCCAATGGCCCATCAGCACCCCCCCTCAGTTCATCCACCAGCCCTCAAGAGAGGAATGCAATGTCCTCTTCAGCGAGCTTGCCTCCAAACTATCGGAGTTCACTATATCCACACG AGGCTCCACCTTCTTATGAAGATAGCTGCAATATATAG